From the Papaver somniferum cultivar HN1 chromosome 2, ASM357369v1, whole genome shotgun sequence genome, the window ACATGAGACCAAGTAAGAAAATTAATTGATAGTGAACATTTTGCAGGACTGAGGAAGTTACCAAGGACATACCGTCACTTTATGTTCCAGGAGACCATTTTCGGCCATGCACTTTATGTTCTTCGGAGATTTCTCTAAGTTCCTTAGAATTTTGTTTGCGCTCTCTGCAGTAAAAGCATCTAAGGACTGGTTAAATTTAATAGTGATCAGCATCAGAATCGCGCGGGCTATAGAACCAATTTTCTCGCAAAGTAGTTCAGAGGTGGAAAGTTCTAGCAGCAATGACAGGGATGCATGCCTCTCTGGAAGGTGATTGCTTGACAACATCGTTATTATAATCGTTATAGTTTTTTTCTTTGCAATCATATCCTGCACACATGCACCCACAACACAAGAATATTTCGTTATTTGGTGTACCGCAGCAATGCACCGTGATGTGCACCGTGATGTTTGGTATGAGAGAAAAAATAGGTGGTGGACCCCACCTTAAACCCCACCCCCTGCAAATCTCTCTCAGGACTGCTCTAATGGTCCTTGGATCTGATCACGGTGCACATCAGGGTGCACTGCTTCGGTACGTGTATCATTTCTGTTTTAGCATTATGATTCTTGTCTCTAGTCATTTCCCAGCCAATTAGGTAACAGATATAATGATCTATCAAACTCTTTCCAGACCACAAAACTATTCTCTCTATCTCCTCCTTCCCTCCCTTCTTACTACACAAAACAAAATCCTTATTCCTTCATCACTTTGTTTTTCTTCCTCTGCTTCACGAAAGAAAAAAGCATCTTAGAAAATCCAAAAATGTTAGCAAGAGAATCACCTTCGAGTTGTTTTGATAttccagaagaaattctatcGTTATTACCATCAGATCCATTTGAACAGCTCGATATTGCGCGTAAAATCACATCGATTGCCTTGTCGGCACGTGTAGCGAAACTTGAATCGGAATCGAACCGTCTTAAAGCAAAAGTTGAAGAGAAAGATGATTTAATATCTGAATTACAGTCTCAGATTGAAACCCTTGATTCTGCTCTTTCTGAAACTGCTGATAGACTAACTCAAATTGACCAAGAAAAGGCAtgatgttttaatttttttgtattattCAGTTCTACTGGTTCTGGTGTTTATCCCGTTTGTTTTGAATCCgatttttttggttgttgatGTAGGAGAGTTTACTGAAGGAGAATGAATCTTTGTCAAACACAGTAAAAAAGCTCAATCGAGATGTTTCCAAGGTAATTACTGATCGTCATAAATTTTACCATTTGGTTATTTTCATTTTATATAGTGTTTCGTCAGTTAACCGTTAATATGAGAATGAGACAAAAAGGGTTGTTCTTGGCTAGTTGACTTCCACTCTTAGTCCGGTTGAAAAGGGTTATTTtcattttaaaaacaaaattttcgttttttttttttttttggatagtcTAATCAGTCTCATCTTAAATGAGAAAAAAAGTCATGCCGAGTTACTTGCTACTGTTTTGCAAACTTGCAGTTAGAGGTATTCAAGAAAACACTCATGCAGTCACTACAAGAGGAGGAGGCTGTAAGTTATCTATCACTCACTGTTATACTGATAGAAAAATTCTGCCTGCTTGTTCGAAACATTAGTGACATTTTTCGAGTGTGGCTTGTACTGCTAACAAGAACTTTACTTTTATTCCCTTTCTCTCTAGCCAAAAGGATCTTCCCAAGTAGCTAAACAGACACAAGGAAGTCCAAATAGTATTTCTTCGGGATCAAACCATGGAGGTATATTCAAACTCGTCTTATGTCAATTTCCATCACTTAGGGAGACATTTTAAATTTGTTTCTTGTGTACCATTACAGAAGATGATGCTGCGGTATTGCCGCCATCGGTATCATCTTCAATTAGCAAGAGTCAGTTTTCGGAAACTGAAAATTCACAAGAGGACAGTGGTAATTCAGTAGAGACAGAGGGTATGTTGCATTATCTTTCTCTAATTAAGTTCGAAATTCAAGATCATCTGTCTATATTAAGACCTCCCAAATTTTTTTCGTTAGTTCGTTATTTTGGTTTTGACCAATAAATGTGTCTCATCATCCTTCTGTTTTTCATATTAGTTGTGGCAGCACCAAGATATGGTTCACAAGGTCCTCTACTAGCTTCTTACAGTAACACACCAAAGCTTACTCCCCCGGGTTCCCCTCCAAGTTATCCTCCACGAAGAACACTGTCTAAACCTACATCACCAAGGCGACATTCTATTTCATTTTCCTCCACAGGGTCAGGAATGTTTGATCGATCTTCAATTTACTCTTCTATGCCAGCCAGCTATCAGAGTTCAGTATCAAGTTCTCCTGCTCCTGAAATGGCATCTCAATCTGGTTAGCTTAATTTAATAAAAACTTCTAACTCGCctagttttgttgttgttgttctaacAGTTTTTTGTCATTGCTGAAGGTCGAACTCGTGTTGACGGAAAGGAGTTTTTCCGCCAAGTTAGGAGCCGTTTGTCTTACGAACAGTTTGGTGCATTCTTAGCCAATGTGAAGGAGTTGAACTCACACAAGCAAACCAGAGAGGTATACATAAAAAAACTTAAAGACAAGTCGCGACCAATTTCCTTTTCATTGTCATAGGTTTCGTTTAGTTTAATTGAGGACTTAATTTTGTTTTGCAGGAAACTTTAAGAAAGGCGGATGAAATATTTGGCGTGGAAAATAAAGACTTGTATACCATTTTTGAAGGATTGATAACACGAAATCTTCATTGAAGCGCAGATGTGATCCTGTAATATTGCGATATGTTTAAAGTGAATGTAGGAGCAGTTCTTAGTATATTTTACATTCTGACTCATGAATTTATCCATGTGAGAAGTTGTCGACATTGTAAAATGTCACCATGGTACATTCTGATttgcaagttcatcttcatttGCCCACCAAGACGACCGTGTCAAAACTCAACCATATGGTCCAATTTCACTACTTTAAGCTAACACAACGGAGTAGCAAATCAAGTAATACCATCGTAGGAAGAGACAGCTGATGAAGAAACTTGGGCCTGTAAATCATATACTCACAAGTTAACGGAGCTGACTACACTGGCTTCCTAAGTTTAGTAAATGAAATGAATAAATAACACGACAGGTCTGGTCTTCTCTTTGCCGATTTtgacagaaaaaagaagaagataattatCCCACAGTGGGATTTTCATTTTTGGTTATTCATGTGGCACGTCAAATTTGCATTTCTGGTTATCCTCGTTGGATTTGCCCTTAGCTTCCAAATCCAAAGCATCCACTTCTCAGAAACTGGAAGCATCAACGGTGCAAGAACCCCAAAGTTTATCCAACTCTTCAAAAGCATGTTTAACTCTCATGATCACACCATCACATTACTTCGACTGaaaatttatgattttttttcttcttagtcACATAGTTTCATTGcacaaaagaaatttaaagaTTGCTCCAAAGGTGTTTGATGAAATCTCCATAAGTACTGTCTTAACTTTCAATACCATGATATGTGATTAGGGGGAAAGCTTAAAAAATTTCTTGATTTTGTTAGTCTAATCCGAGGATTAAAAGGTATGCACTGGGTGGTAGATCTCGCGAAGCTTTTGAGTTTTTTCAATAAACAATAGA encodes:
- the LOC113350163 gene encoding uncharacterized protein At4g15545-like; translation: MLARESPSSCFDIPEEILSLLPSDPFEQLDIARKITSIALSARVAKLESESNRLKAKVEEKDDLISELQSQIETLDSALSETADRLTQIDQEKESLLKENESLSNTVKKLNRDVSKLEVFKKTLMQSLQEEEAPKGSSQVAKQTQGSPNSISSGSNHGEDDAAVLPPSVSSSISKSQFSETENSQEDSGNSVETEVVAAPRYGSQGPLLASYSNTPKLTPPGSPPSYPPRRTLSKPTSPRRHSISFSSTGSGMFDRSSIYSSMPASYQSSVSSSPAPEMASQSGRTRVDGKEFFRQVRSRLSYEQFGAFLANVKELNSHKQTREETLRKADEIFGVENKDLYTIFEGLITRNLH